The Mannheimia granulomatis sequence GGTTTGTCTTTAGACGAAAATAACCTTCACTAGAGATAACAAATCCCCTTAGCATTTTCTTCTAAGGGGATTTAATTTTTATCTTAGCCTAATGCTTTTAATAGGTTAGCCATTTCAATCGCAACCATTGCACACTCTTCGCCTTTATTACCGGCCTTAGTACCTGAACGCTCAATCGCTTGCTCTAAATTTTCTACGGTTAAAATGCCGTTGATAATCGGTACTCCGGTTTCCAGAGCAGAGGTGCTGATACCTTTTGCTGATTCATTTACCACTACATCATAGTGACTGGTTGCACCACGCACCACAGCACCTAAACAGATAATTGCATCGTAACGACCGCTTTGTGCCATTTTTTTCGCTGCAATCGAGATTTCCAATGCCCCAGGTACCCAAACAGTGTCGATGTTTTCTGCTTCTACACCGTGACGAAGTAATTTGTCGGTTGCGCCGTTTAGCAATTGGTCAATAAATATTTTGTGCCAGTTAGTTGCCACAATACCGAATTTTAATCCGCTTGCAATGTAGTTACCTTGAAATGTTGCCATTTTTTGTTTTCCTTCTTTGAAAAATAAATTGATAATACTGTAGGCCCGAAACATTTTTCGCCCTATCTCTTAGGGAAATTATTGGGCAAATGATAATTCCCTACCTATATTAGAAATTAAACATATGTCGCATTTTATGCTGTTTAACTTTTAAATATTCCAAATCATGTTCGTTTGGTTCAACCATAATCGGCTCACGGGCAACCACATTCAGTCCTTGCTCAACTAAGCCTTCAATTTTAGCTGGATTATTAGTTAATAAACGGATAGATTTCACCCCTAATTTCTCAAACATTTGAGCGGCAATGTAATATTCACGTTCATCATCTTTAAAACCTAAGGCTAGATTCGCTTCAACTGTATCCATCCCTTGATCTTGCAATTCATACGCACGCAGTTTGTTAATTAAGCCAATACCTCGTCCTTCTTGGCGAAGATAAAGTACTACACCACGCCCTTCAGCTTCAACTTGGTTCATTGCTGCAGCAAATTGCTGCCCACAGTCGCAGCGTTGTGAACCAAACGCATCGCCTGTTAAACACTCTGAATGAATACGACATAACACATTCTCACCATCGCCAATCTCACCTTTTACTAAAGCAACGTGCTCTTTGCCTGAGATAGTTTCTACAAAGCTATGGGCTTTAAATTCACCAAATTTAGTTGGCATTTTTACCACAGAAACCACATCTACCAGACTGTCATATTTTCTGCGGTATTCCTGTAATTGCTGAATAGTAATAAACGGCATATTATGCTTTTGTGCGAATGCTTGTAATTCCGGCATCTGCATCATTGTGCCGTCTTCTGCCATAATTTCGCAACATAAGCCAGCAGGCTTTAAGCCCGCAAGACGGGCTAAATCCACAGTTGCCTCGGTATGACCATTACGCACTAATACCCCGCCTTTCTTAGCTACTAATGGGAAAATATGCCCCGGGCGACGAAAATCGTCTGCTTTCGCATTATCATCTAACATTTTCAGACAGGTCAAAGAGCGTTCAAAAGCAGAAATACCCGTACTGGTCTCTACATGGTCAATCGACACGCTAAAAGCAGTTTGATGGTTATCTTGGTTTATCGCCACCATAGGATGAAAATTCAGTTTTCCAGCAAGTTCTTCGGAAATTGGCGTACAAATCAACCCTTTACCATAAGTTGCCATAAAATTGATATTCTCCGGTGTAGCAAATTCTGCCGCACAGATAAAATCACCCTCATTTTCACGGTCCGCATCATCGCTTACTAAAATAATTTTGCCTTCTCGAATGGCTTTAATTGCCTCTTCTACAGGGGAAAATTTAAACATTGTTAATCCTTTCTAATTTTAAAAACCTGCATTTTTCAGAAAATCGACCGTCAATTTACTCGCCGGTTTTTCCACTTCTTTTTTTAATAAAAACTGTTCAATATATTTGCCTAC is a genomic window containing:
- the ribH gene encoding 6,7-dimethyl-8-ribityllumazine synthase; translated protein: MATFQGNYIASGLKFGIVATNWHKIFIDQLLNGATDKLLRHGVEAENIDTVWVPGALEISIAAKKMAQSGRYDAIICLGAVVRGATSHYDVVVNESAKGISTSALETGVPIINGILTVENLEQAIERSGTKAGNKGEECAMVAIEMANLLKALG
- a CDS encoding bifunctional 3,4-dihydroxy-2-butanone-4-phosphate synthase/GTP cyclohydrolase II, with the translated sequence MFKFSPVEEAIKAIREGKIILVSDDADRENEGDFICAAEFATPENINFMATYGKGLICTPISEELAGKLNFHPMVAINQDNHQTAFSVSIDHVETSTGISAFERSLTCLKMLDDNAKADDFRRPGHIFPLVAKKGGVLVRNGHTEATVDLARLAGLKPAGLCCEIMAEDGTMMQMPELQAFAQKHNMPFITIQQLQEYRRKYDSLVDVVSVVKMPTKFGEFKAHSFVETISGKEHVALVKGEIGDGENVLCRIHSECLTGDAFGSQRCDCGQQFAAAMNQVEAEGRGVVLYLRQEGRGIGLINKLRAYELQDQGMDTVEANLALGFKDDEREYYIAAQMFEKLGVKSIRLLTNNPAKIEGLVEQGLNVVAREPIMVEPNEHDLEYLKVKQHKMRHMFNF